Genomic DNA from Klebsiella variicola:
GCATTAATTGTGAGTATTCATTTAACCATCTTTTACTGGCGACAGGAAGGGCTTCATCATCTTTTTGCTAAAAAAGCCTGAAATACCAGCATAAACGGCAATCGGGGGCGATAAAAAGCATGTTGACAAAATATACTAATTGCCGATACAATTCACCCCGATTTTATGTCCCGTCTTCGGTACCAAATCCCAGCAGTATTTGCGTCTTTTGCTCAATAAGAGTAAAATATGCCACGTTTCAGGCGCGGGGTGGAGCAGCCTGGTAGCTCGTCGGGCTCATAACCCGAAGGTCGTCGGTTCAAATCCGGCCCCCGCAACCACTTTCCCATTAAGTACTTTTTCAAATATACTGTGAGGACTAAGTGTCCTTCGTAGCCGAATTTGAAAGAATTCTTGCGGAAGGTGTTCCAGATCGCCATGGCGATCTCAGGGTTCAGTTATCTAAAGCCCCGATTTATCGGGGTTTTTTGTTATCTGACTTCAGAATAACTGGGCTATACGCCCTTTTTTTATGTCTTGGGGGTGGGTTTGTCCACATTAGAGCAAAAATTGACAGAGATGCTCACAGCGCCGGTTGAAGCGCTTGGCTTTGAGCTGGTCGGCATCGAATTTATTCGCGGTCGCACATCCACACTGCGCATCTATATTGATAGTGAAGATGGCATCAACGTTGATGATTGTGCTGATGTGAGCCACCAGGTAAGCGCCGTCATGGATGTTGAAGACCCGATCACTGTCGCTTACAACCTGGAAGTCTCTTCGCCTGGTCTCGACCGTCCGATGTTCACCGCCGAACACTACCAACGTTTCACTGGCGAAGAAGTTGCGCTGGTGCTGCGCATGGCGGTTCAGAACCGTCGCAAATGGCAGGGCATTATCAAAGCGGTAGACGGTGAAATGATCACGGTAACCGTCGAAGGCAAAGATGAAGTGTTCGCGCTGAGTAACATCCAGAAGGCGAACCTGGTTCCCCACTTTTAACAGTCTGGATTGAGGTGAAAGGCCCCGATGAACAAAGAAATTTTGGCTGTTGTTGAAGCCGTTTCCAACGAAAAAGCGCTGCCGCGCGAGAAAATTTTCGAAGCGCTGGAAAGCGCGCTGGCAACGGCCACCAAGAAAAAATACGAACAAGAGATCGACGTTCGCGTAGAAATCGACCGTAAGAGCGGCGATTTCGACACCTTCCGTCGCTGGCTGGTTGTTGAAGAGGTGACTCAGCCGACGCGCGAGATCACGCTGGAAGCAGCGCGTTACGAAGATGAAAGCATGAACGTCGGCGACTATGTCGAAGATCAGATTGAATCTGTTACCTTCGACCGTATCACCACGCAGACCGCTAAACAGGTTATCGTGCAGAAAGTCCGCGAAGCCGAGCGCGCGATGGTGGTCGATCAGTTCCGCGAGCACGAAGGTGAGATCATCACCGGCGTGGTGAAAAAAGTGAACCGCGACAACATCACCCTGGATCTGGGCAACAACGCTGAAGCCGTGATCCTGCGTGAAGATATGCTGCCGCGTGAAAACTTCCGTCCGGGCGACCGCATCCGCGGCGTACTGTACGCTGTCCGTCCGGAAGCGCGTGGCGCCCAGCTGTTCGTGACCCGTTCCAAACCTGAGATGCTGATCGAATTGTTCCGCATTGAAGTGCCGGAAATCGGTGAAGAAGTGCTGGAGATCAAAGCGGCGGCTCGCGATCCGGGCTCTCGTGCCAAAATCGCGGTGAAAACCAACGACAAGCGCATCGACCCGGTTGGCGCTTGCGTCGGTATGCGCGGTGCGCGCGTGCAGGCCGTCTCTACTGAGCTGGGCGGCGAACGCATCGATATCGTCCTGTGGGATGATAACCCGGCGCAGTTCGTGATCAACGCCATGGCGCCGGCAGACGTCGCGTCTATCGTGGTGGATGAAGATAAACACACCATGGATATCGCGGTAGAAGCGGGCAACCTGGCGCAGGCGATTGGCCGTAACGGTCAGAACGTTCGTCTGGCTTCGCAGCTCAGCGGCTGGGAACTCAACGTGATGACCGTTGACGACCTGCAGGCTAAGCACCAGGCGGAAGCGCATGCCGCTATCGATACCTTCACCAAATATCTCGATATTGATGAAGATTTCGCGACAGTGCTGGTTGAAGAAGGCTTCTCCTCGCTGGAAGAGCTGGCCTATGTGCCGATGAAAGAACTGCTGGAAATCGACGGTCTGGATGAAGCCACCGTTGAAGCACTTCGTGAGCGTGCGAAAAACGCACTGACTACGCTGGCGCTGGCTCAGGAAGAAAGCCTGGGAGATAACAAACCTGCCGATGATCTGTTGAATCTGGAAGGTCTGGATCGTGCCCTGGCATTCAAACTGGCTGCCCGTGGTGTTTGTACGCTGGAAGATCTCGCCGAGCAGGGCGTTGATGACCTGGCTGATATCGAAGGGATGACCGACGAGAAAGCTGGCGAGCTCATCATGGCCGCTCGCAACATTTGTTGGTTCGGCGACGAAGCGTAATAAACTGTAGCAGGAAGGAACAGCATGACAGATGTGACTATTAAAGCGCTGGCCTCAGAGATTCAGACCTCTGTGGATCGCCTGATACAGCAATTTGCTGACGCAGGCATCCGCAAATCGGCTGATGATTCTGTGACCGCGCAAGAGAAACAAACTTTGTTGACGCACCTGAACCGTGAACACGGCTCGGCGCCCGACAAGCTGACGTTGCAGCGTAAAACACGCAGCACGTTGAATATTCCAGGTACCGGTGGAAAGAGTAAATCGGTACAAATCGAAGTCCGCAAGAAACGCACCTTTGTGAAACGCGATCCGCAAGAGGCTGAACGTCTGGCCGCGGAAGAGCAGGCGCAGCGTGAAGCGGAAGAGCAGGCCCGTCGTGAAGCTGAAGAAGCAGCGAAACGCGAGGCGCAATTAAAAGCTGAACGTGAGGCCGCAGAACAAGCTAAACGTGAAGTCGCTGATAAAGCGAAACGTGAAGCTGCGGAAAAAGACAAAGTGAGCAATCAACATACCGACGAAATGACCAAAACCGCCCAGGCTGAAAAGATCCGCCGTGAGAACGAAGCCGCGGAACTGAAGCGCAAATCGGAAGAAGAAGCACGCCGCAAACTTGAAGAAGAAGCGCGCCGTGTAGCGGAAGAAGCACGCCGTATGGCAGAAGAAAACGAAAAAAATTGGTCTGAAACCTCAGACAGCCCGGAAGATAGCAGCGACTATCACGTCACTACTTCACAGCATGCTCGTCAGGCTGAAGATGATAACGATCGTGAAGTTGAAGGCGGTCGCGGCCGTAGCCGTAGCAGCAAAGCGGCGCGTCCGGCGAAGAAAGGCAACAAACACGCTGAATCTAAAGCTGATCGTGAAGAAGCCCGTGCGGCCGTTCGCGGCGGTAAAGGCGGTAAGCACCGTAAAGGTTCCGCTCTGCAGCAGGGCTTCCAGAAGCCGGTGCAGGCCGTTAACCGTGACGTTATCATCGGCGAAACCATCACCGTTGGTGAACTGGCTAACAAGATGGCGGTGAAAGGTTCTCAGGTCATCAAAGCGATGATGAAACTGGGCGCCATGGCGACCATTAACCAGGTCATCGACCAGGAAACCGCGCAGCTGGTTGCCGAAGAGATGGGCCACAAAGTTATCCTGCGTCGTGAAAACGAACTGGAAGAAGCGGTAATGAGCGACCGTGACACCGGCGCTGCGGCTGAACCGCGCGCACCGGTCGTGACCATCATGGGTCACGTTGACCACGGTAAAACCTCGCTGCTGGACTATATTCGTTCTACTAAGGTTGCCTCCGGCGAAGCGGGTGGTATTACCCAGCACATCGGTGCTTACCACGTAGAAACCGACAACGGCATGATCACCTTCCTGGACACCCCGGGCCACGCCGCGTTTACCTCCATGCGTGCTCGTGGCGCGCAGGCGACGGATATCGTGGTTCTGGTGGTGGCGGCAGACGACGGCGTGATGCCGCAGACCATCGAAGCTATCCAGCACGCTAAAGCGGCGCAGGTACCGGTGGTGGTTGCGGTGAACAAAATCGATAAGCCAGAAGCTGATCCGGATCGCGTGAAGAATGAACTGTCCCAGTACGGCATCCTGCCGGAAGAGTGGGGCGGCGAGAGCCAGTTCGTCCACGTTTCCGCGAAAGCCGGTACCGGCATCGACGACCTGCTGGACGCGATTCTGCTGCAGGCTGAAGTTCTCGAACTGAAAGCTGTACGTAACGGTATGGCGAGCGGCGCGGTCATCGAGTCCTTCCTCGATAAAGGTCGTGGCCCGGTGGCTACCGTTCTGGTTCGCGAAGGTACTCTGCATAAGGGCGATATTGTCCTGTGTGGCTTTGAATATGGCCGCGTGCGTGCGATGCGTGACGAACTGGGTCGCGAAGTGCTGGAAGCGGGTCCGTCCATTCCGGTGGAAATCCTCGGTCTGTCCGGTGTGCCGGCTGCGGGTGATGAAGTGACTGTGGTTCGTGACGAGAAAAAAGCGCGTGAAGTGGCACTGTATCGTCAGGGCAAATTCCGTGAAGTTAAGCTCGCGCGTCAGCAGAAATCTAAGCTGGAAAACATGTTCGCTAACATGACCGAAGGCGAAGTTCACGAAGTGAACATCGTGCTGAAAGCGGACGTACAGGGTTCTGTCGAAGCGATTTCCGATTCCTTACTGAAACTGTCTACCGACGAAGTGAAAGTGAAGATCATCGGTTCCGGCGTAGGTGGTATCACCGAAACCGACGCGACCCTGGCAGCAGCATCCAACGCGATTCTGGTTGGCTTCAACGTTCGTGCCGATGCCTCTGCGCGTAAAGTTATCGAAGCGGAAAGCCTGGATCTGCGTTATTACTCCGTCATCTATAACCTGATCGACGAAGTGAAAGCGGCGATGAGCGGCATGCTGTCTCCGGAACTGAAACAGCAGATCATCGGTCTGGCTGAAGTGCGTGATGTGTTCAAATCGCCGAAATTCGGCGCCATCGCGGGCTGTATGGTTACCGAAGGGACGATCAAACGTCACAACCCAATCCGCGTCCTGCGCGACAACGTGGTTATCTATGAAGGCGAGCTGGAATCCCTGCGCCGCTTCAAAGATGACGTTAACGAAGTCCGTAACGGCATGGAATGTGGTATCGGTGTGAAGAACTACAACGACGTTCGCGTTGGCGATATGATCGAAGTGTTCGAAATCATCGAAATCCAGCGTAGCATCGATTAATCATTTGATGGCTAAGCAGCCGGGGAAGCGAAGCGCCACCCGGCAATCATTTTAAAAAGGGGCTTTTGGCCCCTTTTTTGTCTTTATTCTGGAGAACTTATTATGGCGAAAGAATTTGGTCGCCCGCAGCGTGTGGCCCAGGAGATGCAAAAAGAGATTGCCATCATCCTGCAACGTGAAATCAAAGATCCGCGTCTGGGTATGATGACCACCGTTTCCGGTGTGGAAATGTCCCGTGACCTGGCCTATGCCAAGGTGTATGTCACCTTCCTCAACGACAAAGATGAAGCCGCGGTGAAAGCGGGCATCAAAGCGCTGCAGGAAGCTTCTGGTTTTATCCGCTCCCTGCTGGGTAAAGCGATGCGTCTGCGTATCGTGCCGGAACTGACTTTCTTCTACGACAACTCGCTGGTGGAAGGGATGCGTATGTCCAACCTGGTCACCAGCGTGGTGAAACACGACGATGAACGTCGTGTGAACCCGGACGACAGCAAGGAGGACTGATGAGTCGTCCTCGTCGTCGCGGCCGCGACGTGCACGGCGTATTGTTGCTGGACAAGCCTCAGGGCGCTTCCAGCAACGATGTGCTGCAGAAAGTAAAGCGTATTTATAACGCCAACCGCGCTGGCCACACCGGCGCGCTGGATCCGCTGGCGACCGGTATGCTGCCAGTGTGTCTTGGCGAAGCGACCAAGTTTTCCCAGTATCTGCTGGACTCCGATAAGCGTTATCGCGTGATCGCCAAACTGGGCCAGCGCACGGATACCTCCGATGCCGACGGTCAGGTGGTGGAAGAGCGTCCGCTAACCTTTAGCGACGAGCAGCTGGCGGCGGCGCTGGATAGTTTCCGCGGCGAGACGCAGCAGGTACCGTCGATGTACTCGGCGCTGAAGTATCAGGGCAAGAAGCTGTACGAGTATGCTCGTCAGGGCATTGAGGTCCCGCGTGAAGCCCGGCCGATTACGGTCTATGAGCTGCTGTTTATTCGCCATGAAGGCGATGAACTGGAGCTGGAGATCCACTGCTCGAAAGGCACCTACATCCGGACGATTATCGATGATTTAGGTGAAAAGCTCGGCTGCGGCGCGCACGTGATTTTCCTGCGTCGCCTGGCGGTGAGCAAATACCCGGTTGAGCGGATGGTGACCCTCGAGCAGCTGCAGGCGCTGGTCGATCAGGCGGCAGCGCAGGATATTCCTGCCGCGCAGCTGCTTGATCCGCTGCTGATGCCGATGGACAGCCCGGCATCGGACTATCCGCTGGTGGCGATTCCGGAGACCTCCGCGGTTTACTTTAAAAACGGTAACCCGGTTCGTCAGTCAGGCGCGCCGCTTAACGGGCTGGTGCGGGTGATGGAAAACGAATCCGGCAAGTTTCTCGGCATGGGCGAAATTGACGATGAAGGCCGCGTGGCGCCGCGTCGTCTGGTGGTGGAATACCCGGCGTAAGCGCTTTTCTTGCGATAAAAGCCTGCTACGAGTAGAATATCGCCGCTTAACGTCCGCTAAAGTGTTTTAACATTTTCGGGCGTTGCATCAGGGGTCGCTGAATTAGAGATCGGCACCCTTTCTTTCTTTTAATTTTTGGAGTTCTAAAATGTCTCTAAGCGTTGAAGCTAAAGCAAAAATCGTTTCTGAGTTTGGTCGTGGCGAAAACGACAGCGGTTCTACCGAAGTTCAGGTTGCACTGCTGACTGCACAGATCAACCACCTGCAGGGCCACTTTGCAGAGCACAAAAAAGATCACCACAGCCGTCGTGGTCTGCTGCGCATGGTTTCTCAGCGTCGTAAACTGCTCGACTACCTGAAACGTAAAGATGTTGCACGTTACGCTGCGCTGATCGAGCGTCTGGGTCTGCGTCGCTAATTCTGCGAGTTTCAGAAAAAGGGGCCTGACGGCCCCTTTTTTCGACCGGGCGGCAGCAATTCATTCAAAACTCATGTATTGTTGCTAGTAATGATCTTCATGCAGAGGTTCGCGCGGCTAATGAGAGGCTTCATCCGCAGGGGCGGGTAAAGGTTGTCATTAGTCGCGAGGATGCAGAGGATCGGGTCAATAGACGCTATATCTTTGATATGGCGTGATTTATAGATAAAAAGGATAGAATTTTGCTTAATCCGATCGTTCGTAAATTCCAGTACGGCCAGCATACCGTAACCCTGGAAACCGGCATGATGGCGCGCCAGGCAACGGCCGCTGTGATGGTTAGCATGGATGACACCGCGGTATTCGTGACCGTTGTGGGTCAGAAAAAAGCGAAGCCAGGCCAGGACTTTTTCCCGCTGACTGTTAACTACCAGGAGCGTACTTACGCTGCCGGTAAAATCCCGGGTGGTTTCTTCCGTCGTGAAGGCCGTCCAAGCGAAGGCGAAACCCTGATCGCGCGTCTGATTGACCGCCCGGTTCGCCCGCTGTTCCCGGAAGGCTTCGTTAACGAAGTTCAGGTTATCGCCACCGTCGTTTCCGTTAACCCGCAGGTTAACCCGGATATCGTCGCGATGATCGGCGCTTCCGCTGCGCTGTCCCTGTCTGGTATTCCGTTCAATGGCCCAATCGGCGCCGCGCGCGTGGGTTACATCAACGACCAGTACGTACTGAACCCAACCCAGGAAGAACTGAAGTCCAGCAAACTGGATCTGGTGGTTGCCGGTACTGAAGCGGCCGTGCTGATGGTTGAATCCGAGGCTGAACTGCTGAGCGAAGACCAGATGCTGGGCGCGGTGGTCTTCGGCCACGAGCAGCAGCAGATTGTTATTCAGAACATCAACGACCTGGTGAAAGAAGCCGGTAAACCGCGTTGGGACTGGCAGCCGGAAGCCGTCAACGAAGCGCTGAACGCGCGCGTGGCTGCGCTGGCTGAATCCCGCCTGAGCGATGCTTACCGTATCACCGACAAACAAGAGCGTTACGCTCAGGTTGACGTGATCAAATCTGAAACCATCGCCACGCTGGTAGCAGAAGATGAAACCCTGGACGCTAACGAGCTGGGTGAAATCCTGCACGCCATCGAGAAAAACGTGGTTCGTAGCCGCGTACTGGCAGGCGAGCCGCGTATCGATGGCCGCGAAAAAGACATGATCCGTGGTCTGGACGTTCGTACCGGCGTACTGCCGCGTACTCATGGTTCCGCACTGTTCACCCGTGGCGAAACGCAGGCGCTGGTTACCGCGACTCTGGGTACCGCACGCGACGCGCAGAACATCGACGAACTGATGGGCGAGCGCACCGACTCCTTCCTGTTCCACTACAACTTCCCTCCGTACTCCGTAGGCGAAACTGGCATGGTGGGTTCTCCGAAGCGTCGTGAAATCGGTCACGGTCGTCTGGCTAAGCGCGGCGTATTGGCCGTGATGCCGACTATCGACGAATTCCCGTACACCGTTCGCGTGGTGTCTGAAATCACCGAATCCAACGGTTCTTCTTCCATGGCCTCCGTCTGTGGCGCCTCTCTGGCGCTGATGGATGCGGGTGTGCCGGTGAAAGCCGCCGTTGCGGGTATCGCAATGGGTCTGGTGAAAGAAGGCGACAACTTCGTCGTTCTGTCTGACATCCTGGGTGACGAAGACCACCTTGGCGATATGGACTTCAAAGTTGCGGGTTCCCGCGACGGTATCTCTGCGCTGCAGATGGATATCAAAATTGAAGGTATCACCAAAGAAATCATGCAGGTTGCTCTGAACCAGGCTAAAGGTGCGCGTCTGCACATCCTGGGCGTGATGGAGCAGGCGATTAACGCGCCGCGCGGCGATATCTCTGAATTCGCACCGCGTATCCACACCATCAAGATCAACCCGGACAAGATCAAAGACGTTATCGGTAAAGGCGGTTCTGTTATCCGTGCCCTGACCGAAGAAACCGGCACCACCATCGAAATCGAAGATGACGGTACCGTGAAGATCGCAGCGACCGACGGCGATAAAGCACAGCATGCTATCCGTCGTATCGAAGAGATCACCGCTGAGATCGAAGTTGGCCGCATCTACAATGGTAAAGTGACCCGTATCGTTGACTTTGGCGCGTTCGTTGCCATCGGCGGCGGTAAAGAAGGTCTGGTTCACATCTCGCAGATCGCTGATAAGCGCGTTGAGAAAGTGACTGACTACCTGCAGATGGGTCAGGAAGTGCCGGTTAAGGTTCTGGAAGTTGACCGCCAGGGCCGTGTTCGTCTGAGCATCAAAGAAGCAACTGAACAGACTCCGTCTGCCGCAGCGCCGGAAGCTCCGGTCGCCGAGCAGGGCGAGTAAGGTTGCCGTTAGCCCTCCGCTTTTGCGGAGGGCGTTTTACGGGCAGGACGCCTCGTTTGCAGCCGGGGAACAGGACGTTCATCCAATCGTTGTCTTCGGGAGTGGGAAATGAAGCCTTTTTTGCGCTGGTGTTTCGTGGCGACAGCTCTCACGCTGGCAGGATGCAGTAGCACCGCCTGGCGTAAGGACGCCGTCCTCGCAGTACCATTGCAACCGACTTTACAGCAAGAAGTGATTCTGGCACGCATGGAACAAATTCTTGCCAGTCGGGCTTTATCCGATGACGAACGCGCACAGCTTTTATATGAGCGCGGAGTGTTGTATGATAGTCTCGGTTTGAGGGCATTAGCGCGAAATGATTTTTCACAAGCGCTGGCAATCCGACCCGATATGCCTGAAGTATTCAATTACTTAGGCATTTACTTAACGCAGGCAGGCAATTTTGATGCTGCCTATGAAGCGTTTGATTCTGTACTTGAGCTTGATCCAACTTACAACTACGCGCACTTGAACCGCGGTATCGCCCTGTATTACGGCGGCCGGGCTAAGTTAGCGCAAGATGATCTGCTGGCGTTTTATCAAGACGATCCCAATGATCCTTTCCGTAGCCTGTGGCTTTATATCGCCGAGCGTAAACTCGACGAGAAGCGGGCGCTTGAAGCACTCAGAGAGCGCTTAAACAAGTCGGACAAAGAGCAATGGGGATGGAACATTGTCGAGTTCTACCTTGGCGACATTAGCGAAAAAGAGCTGATGACTCGTCTGAAGGCAGACGCAACGGATAACACCTCGCTCGCTGAGCATCTCAGTGAAACCAACTTCTATTTAGGTAAGTACTACCTAAGTCTGGGGGACAAGGACAGCGCTACGGCACTGTTCAAACTGGCGGTCGCTAACAACGTACATAACTACGTTGAGCACCGATACGCATTGTTGGAATTATCGCTCTTGGGCCAGGAGCAAGATGACCTGGCAGAATCGGACCAGCAATAGCTGACGAACACATCAGCCCATAGTTTTTTGCTTGCCATCACCTTTGCGGGTGAGGGCGTTGTTGTTCGTTAATACACCTACTTTGAGCCGGTTCACACTTTTCAATGAAAATTACCGTAAATTTTCACGATGAGTTATGTAGACTGGCCGCCATTAATTTTGAGGCACACGTACTACATGGCTGAATTCGAAACCACTTTTGCAGATCTGGGCCTGAAGGCTCCCATCCTTGAAGCGCTTAACGATCTGGGTTACGAAAAACCATCTCCGATCCAGGCTGAGTGCATTCCGCATCTGCTGGACGGCCGCGATGTTCTGGGTATGGCCCAGACCGGTAGCGGTAAAACCGCAGCGTTCTCTTTACCGCTGCTGAACAACATTGATCCTGAGCTGAGAGCACCACAGATTCTGGTGCTGGCGCCGACCCGCGAACTGGCGGTACAGGTTGCTGAAGCAATGACGGAATTCTCTAAACATATGCGCGGCGTAAACGTGGTTGCCCTGTACGGCGGCCAGCGTTATGACGTGCAGCTGCGCGCTCTGCGTCAGGGTCCGCAGATCGTTGTCGGTACCCCAGGTCGTCTGCTGGACCACCTGAAGCGCGGCACGCTGGATCTCTCTAAACTGAGCGGTCTGGTACTGGACGAAGCCGATGAAATGCTGCGCATGGGCTTTATCGAAGACGTAGAAACCATTATGGCGCAGATCCCGGAAGGTCATCAGACCGCGCTGTTCTCTGCCACCATGCCGGAAGCGATTCGTCGCATTACCCGCCGCTTTATGAAAGAGCCGCAGGAAGTGCGCATTCAGTCCAGCGTCACCACGCGCCCGGACATCAGCCAGAGCTACTGGACGGCCTACGGCATGCGTAAAAACGAAGCGCTGGTGCGCTTCCTGGAAGCGGAAGACTTTGATGCGGCGATTATCTTCGTGCGTACCAAAAACGCGACCCTGGAAGTGGCTGAAGCGCTGGAGCGTAGCGGCTATAACAGCGCCGCGCTGAACGGCGATATGAACCAGGCGCTGCGTGAGCAGACGCTGGAGCGTCTGAAAGACGGTCGTCTGGACATTCTGATCGCTACCGACGTTGCGGCCCGTGGTCTGGACGTTGAGCGTATCAGCCTGGTTGTTAACTATGACATCCCGATGGATTCCGAGTCTTACGTTCACCGTATCGGCCGTACCGGTCGTGCGGGTCGTGCTGGCCGCGCCCTGCTGTTCGTTGAGAACCGCGAGCGTCGCCTGCTGCGTAACATCGAACGTACGATGAAACTGACGATCCCTGAAGTAGAACTGCCAAACGCAGAACTGCTGGGCAAACGTCGCCTGGAAAAATTCGCGGCTAAAGTTCAGCAGCAGCTGGAAAGCAGCGATCTGGACCAGTACCGTGCGCTGCTGGCGAAAATCCAGCCGACGGCGGAAGGCGAAGAGCTGGACGTGGAAACGCTGGCCGCCGCGCTGCTGAAAATGGCCCAGGGCGAACGTTCTCTGATCGTCCCGCCGGATGCGCCGATGCGTCCTAAGCGTGAGTTCCGC
This window encodes:
- the rimP gene encoding ribosome maturation factor RimP; this translates as MSTLEQKLTEMLTAPVEALGFELVGIEFIRGRTSTLRIYIDSEDGINVDDCADVSHQVSAVMDVEDPITVAYNLEVSSPGLDRPMFTAEHYQRFTGEEVALVLRMAVQNRRKWQGIIKAVDGEMITVTVEGKDEVFALSNIQKANLVPHF
- the nusA gene encoding transcription termination factor NusA, which translates into the protein MNKEILAVVEAVSNEKALPREKIFEALESALATATKKKYEQEIDVRVEIDRKSGDFDTFRRWLVVEEVTQPTREITLEAARYEDESMNVGDYVEDQIESVTFDRITTQTAKQVIVQKVREAERAMVVDQFREHEGEIITGVVKKVNRDNITLDLGNNAEAVILREDMLPRENFRPGDRIRGVLYAVRPEARGAQLFVTRSKPEMLIELFRIEVPEIGEEVLEIKAAARDPGSRAKIAVKTNDKRIDPVGACVGMRGARVQAVSTELGGERIDIVLWDDNPAQFVINAMAPADVASIVVDEDKHTMDIAVEAGNLAQAIGRNGQNVRLASQLSGWELNVMTVDDLQAKHQAEAHAAIDTFTKYLDIDEDFATVLVEEGFSSLEELAYVPMKELLEIDGLDEATVEALRERAKNALTTLALAQEESLGDNKPADDLLNLEGLDRALAFKLAARGVCTLEDLAEQGVDDLADIEGMTDEKAGELIMAARNICWFGDEA
- the infB gene encoding translation initiation factor IF-2 is translated as MTDVTIKALASEIQTSVDRLIQQFADAGIRKSADDSVTAQEKQTLLTHLNREHGSAPDKLTLQRKTRSTLNIPGTGGKSKSVQIEVRKKRTFVKRDPQEAERLAAEEQAQREAEEQARREAEEAAKREAQLKAEREAAEQAKREVADKAKREAAEKDKVSNQHTDEMTKTAQAEKIRRENEAAELKRKSEEEARRKLEEEARRVAEEARRMAEENEKNWSETSDSPEDSSDYHVTTSQHARQAEDDNDREVEGGRGRSRSSKAARPAKKGNKHAESKADREEARAAVRGGKGGKHRKGSALQQGFQKPVQAVNRDVIIGETITVGELANKMAVKGSQVIKAMMKLGAMATINQVIDQETAQLVAEEMGHKVILRRENELEEAVMSDRDTGAAAEPRAPVVTIMGHVDHGKTSLLDYIRSTKVASGEAGGITQHIGAYHVETDNGMITFLDTPGHAAFTSMRARGAQATDIVVLVVAADDGVMPQTIEAIQHAKAAQVPVVVAVNKIDKPEADPDRVKNELSQYGILPEEWGGESQFVHVSAKAGTGIDDLLDAILLQAEVLELKAVRNGMASGAVIESFLDKGRGPVATVLVREGTLHKGDIVLCGFEYGRVRAMRDELGREVLEAGPSIPVEILGLSGVPAAGDEVTVVRDEKKAREVALYRQGKFREVKLARQQKSKLENMFANMTEGEVHEVNIVLKADVQGSVEAISDSLLKLSTDEVKVKIIGSGVGGITETDATLAAASNAILVGFNVRADASARKVIEAESLDLRYYSVIYNLIDEVKAAMSGMLSPELKQQIIGLAEVRDVFKSPKFGAIAGCMVTEGTIKRHNPIRVLRDNVVIYEGELESLRRFKDDVNEVRNGMECGIGVKNYNDVRVGDMIEVFEIIEIQRSID
- the rbfA gene encoding 30S ribosome-binding factor RbfA translates to MAKEFGRPQRVAQEMQKEIAIILQREIKDPRLGMMTTVSGVEMSRDLAYAKVYVTFLNDKDEAAVKAGIKALQEASGFIRSLLGKAMRLRIVPELTFFYDNSLVEGMRMSNLVTSVVKHDDERRVNPDDSKED
- the truB gene encoding tRNA pseudouridine(55) synthase TruB, encoding MSRPRRRGRDVHGVLLLDKPQGASSNDVLQKVKRIYNANRAGHTGALDPLATGMLPVCLGEATKFSQYLLDSDKRYRVIAKLGQRTDTSDADGQVVEERPLTFSDEQLAAALDSFRGETQQVPSMYSALKYQGKKLYEYARQGIEVPREARPITVYELLFIRHEGDELELEIHCSKGTYIRTIIDDLGEKLGCGAHVIFLRRLAVSKYPVERMVTLEQLQALVDQAAAQDIPAAQLLDPLLMPMDSPASDYPLVAIPETSAVYFKNGNPVRQSGAPLNGLVRVMENESGKFLGMGEIDDEGRVAPRRLVVEYPA
- the rpsO gene encoding 30S ribosomal protein S15, which codes for MSLSVEAKAKIVSEFGRGENDSGSTEVQVALLTAQINHLQGHFAEHKKDHHSRRGLLRMVSQRRKLLDYLKRKDVARYAALIERLGLRR
- the pnp gene encoding polyribonucleotide nucleotidyltransferase, which gives rise to MLNPIVRKFQYGQHTVTLETGMMARQATAAVMVSMDDTAVFVTVVGQKKAKPGQDFFPLTVNYQERTYAAGKIPGGFFRREGRPSEGETLIARLIDRPVRPLFPEGFVNEVQVIATVVSVNPQVNPDIVAMIGASAALSLSGIPFNGPIGAARVGYINDQYVLNPTQEELKSSKLDLVVAGTEAAVLMVESEAELLSEDQMLGAVVFGHEQQQIVIQNINDLVKEAGKPRWDWQPEAVNEALNARVAALAESRLSDAYRITDKQERYAQVDVIKSETIATLVAEDETLDANELGEILHAIEKNVVRSRVLAGEPRIDGREKDMIRGLDVRTGVLPRTHGSALFTRGETQALVTATLGTARDAQNIDELMGERTDSFLFHYNFPPYSVGETGMVGSPKRREIGHGRLAKRGVLAVMPTIDEFPYTVRVVSEITESNGSSSMASVCGASLALMDAGVPVKAAVAGIAMGLVKEGDNFVVLSDILGDEDHLGDMDFKVAGSRDGISALQMDIKIEGITKEIMQVALNQAKGARLHILGVMEQAINAPRGDISEFAPRIHTIKINPDKIKDVIGKGGSVIRALTEETGTTIEIEDDGTVKIAATDGDKAQHAIRRIEEITAEIEVGRIYNGKVTRIVDFGAFVAIGGGKEGLVHISQIADKRVEKVTDYLQMGQEVPVKVLEVDRQGRVRLSIKEATEQTPSAAAPEAPVAEQGE
- the nlpI gene encoding lipoprotein NlpI; the encoded protein is MKPFLRWCFVATALTLAGCSSTAWRKDAVLAVPLQPTLQQEVILARMEQILASRALSDDERAQLLYERGVLYDSLGLRALARNDFSQALAIRPDMPEVFNYLGIYLTQAGNFDAAYEAFDSVLELDPTYNYAHLNRGIALYYGGRAKLAQDDLLAFYQDDPNDPFRSLWLYIAERKLDEKRALEALRERLNKSDKEQWGWNIVEFYLGDISEKELMTRLKADATDNTSLAEHLSETNFYLGKYYLSLGDKDSATALFKLAVANNVHNYVEHRYALLELSLLGQEQDDLAESDQQ
- the yrbN gene encoding protein YrbN; the encoded protein is MKITVNFHDELCRLAAINFEAHVLHG